AGCTAACCTTCAGTATCAGGCAGATTGCCGCTAAAAATTACAATGAAAGAGTTCATTTTAAAGGCAGTGAAGAATTTAACAGCCTGGCGGATTCCTTTAATACCATGGCAGAAAAGCTTCAGGAATACGAAAGCAGCAGCCTTTCCAAACAATTGATGGATAAAAAAAGGATTGAAACGCTGGTGAATAATATGCATGATGCAGTGATCGGATTAGACGAAAATCACTTTATCTACATGATCAATGATGAAGCTCTGAAGATCACCAGTCTTCATAAAGAAGAAATTATCGGCAAAACAGCTCATGAAGTAGCGGTTAATAACGATCTGATGCGTGAACTACTTAAAAATATTGATCATCCGGTAAAAGAGCCGATCAAGATTGTGTGTGATCATAAAGAAAATTATTTTGAACAGGATATTGTTCCTATTAATATTGTAAAAACCGGTGAAAAGGAAATGAAATATATTGGAAAGGTGATCCTTTTAAGGAATATTACGCCTTTCAAGGAGCTTGATTTTGCTAAAACCAATTTCATTGCTACCATTTCCCATGAACTGAAAACCCCGATATCCGCTATAAAAATGGGCGTACAGCTGCTCGGAAACCAAAAATTTGGAGCGCTGAATGACCAGCAGAAAGAACTGCTAAAAAGTATCAATGATGATGGCCAAAGGCTATTGAATATCACCGGAGAACTGCTGAATCTCTCTCAGGTAGAAACCGGAAATATTAGCCTTACCGTGGAAAAATGTTCACCTAAAGAAGTGGTGCAGACTGCCGTTAAAAATGTTGAAAAATTGGCTGAACAGAAAAATATTCTGATCAATACCGAATATTTGATTGACGACAATGATTTCATTACTGCCGATTTCGATAAAACAGTCTGGGTAATGAATAATTTCCTCACCAATGCGGTAAAGCATTCTTTCCAGGACGAAAATATTAGTATTAGGATAGAAAAAACGGACTCAATGATTCAGTTCAGTATTGCCGATACGGGAAGCGGTATTGATGAAAAGTACCACCGCCAGATTTTTGACCGTTATTTCCAGGTGCCGGGAGAACAGCAGAACGGTACTGGGCTGGGTCTTGCCATCTCTAAGAATTTTATAGAAAAGCAAAACGGCGAAATAGGAGTGAAGAGTGCTCCCAATCAGGGAAGTACTTTTTATTTCAGGCTGCCGGTGGTTTAAACAGGTTATAAACAAATCGAAAAAGTGAAAATCCTTACCGGAGAAGCTTATATTGATTATTTCAAAGATAAATCACAGATCAGAATCATTCAGTCTAAAACTGCACAGGATAATTATATAATTATTGTTTTTAAAATAACAAAAAGGGCTGCGAAAAAATTTTCACAGCCCTGCAGATATAGATAAGATTATTAGTTTAAATTTTGATAAACTTCTGAACCATCGTTTTGTCTTTGGTAAACAGTTTAATAATATAATTTCCTTTCGCCAGTTCAGAAACATTTATAGTATTACCTTTTACACTTGTCGTGATCAAAATTCTTCCTGCAGCATCATACACCTCGGCTTTCACAATTTCATCATTGGATTTGATGTAAAGAACATCCTGTACCGGATTCGGGTAAATACTTACATTTTCTTTGCCTGTTTTGATTTCTGCTGTAGCCAATACGCCACGAACAGTAGTGGTATAAGTATTTGTGATAATTGGTGCATTATAATCAAAATAGATGTTTGCGGTATTACTGAACACATCACCTATGGTCAAAGTAGATTTTGTTTTGATCTTGAAAGAAATATATCCGTCATTGTTGGCATCATCAAACGGAAGCTGTATATTTTCGAAAATAAATTCGACCTTGTTCGTTCCGGTCATTCTTGTTATAAAACTGTGGCTTCCACTTAATGGAATCAAGGTAGAAATGTCAAATTTCTCAGCATCTATCTCATCTTTTATAACAATATTCCTTGCATTGGCCGTACCGTTATTTTCAAACCGGATAAGGTAATGAATGTAATCTCCCACTTGGCCCTGTGCGATCATTGTGCCTTCAAGACAGGTTTTATCATTCGGGTCCAGAGAATTTATCACTGTTTGGTTCAGGGTAAAGATATTATCGGCTGGTGTATCATCAGGAGACCCATTGATCTGGGCAGTATAATGCAGAATATCACCATCGTTTACAGGTGGGATATCGGTCGGAGTATTCAATTCAAACTTAGCTTTGATCTCTCTTGTTTCAAATGGAAGAAGGTTGGTGAAATTCCAGCTTAAAACGCCCGTTGATTGTGAAGAAGGAGATGTTGAAGCATTAATAAAATCCATTAAACTATCATTAAAATTAAATACAACTGTTCCGGACTGCATGGTTGTGCCCTTATTTTTGAAAACGATTTTATAATCTGAATTAAACCCTGGTACCGCAGAATTCAACGGAATGATTACCATTTCAAGATCAGGATGTGAACCATTGCTTGATATACAGAAATTCCCGATTAAAGGGCTTGCCTGTGCCGGGAAATTGGCTGTTGAAGATGTTGGTGAAATACTGAAGTAGGCTGGGTTTTCAAGAACTGGCGTCAGAGTATGCAATCCAGCCGGTACCGGAATAGAGTAGTCCCCGGAGTGATCCCCAATAATACTTCCGGTAGTTCCGCCTCCGGCAATATTAAATTTCTGGAATGCTTTATTTAAATCTGCCGGATCGCAGCCGTTTCCATTAATATCAAATTTCGTATGGCCTTTGATAGTATAAAAAGTACCGCCAGGAGTGAATGAACAATAAGAATTCACCGTTACATTATTATATCCGTATGTCGCATTTTGGCTGATGATACTATTTATTTCTGAATCATCACAACAAATATAGCTTAAATTGGGGTTGTTTTGATAATTTCCAATCGTGAGTCTGCCGTTTTTTATGAACAGACTCTGTAAATTATTATTAGGAACATTGATTGAATTCAGGATAGTATTATGGCTTATATCAAGAGAAGTAAGTTGGTTGTTATTCAGAAAAAGCGTCTGTAGTAAAGGAACAGCCGAGAGATCAATGGTGGTGAGCTGATTGTTGAACATTCTCAGATAATTTAAGATCGGACTTTGACTTAAATTGATGGTAGACAGATTATTGTAACTGGTTTCAAGTGATTTTAATTTAGGCGTATTCTGAAGATTGATCGATGTCAGCTGATTGCTTGAACATACCAGGTCTTCAAGTTTCGTTAAGTTACTGACATCGAGATTTGTAAGAGAGTTTCCGGAAATATTAAATCGATAGAGTTCTGATAGTGAACTTACATCAATATTGGATATTTCATTAAAACTACAGAGCAAAAATTTCATTGTTGTACTTCCTGAATAATTAATAGACTGAACTTTTCCTCCGGTACAGGTTAGGATATTCATTTTCGGAAGATTGGAAATATCAAGATTAACAATGTTGGCATTTGATACATTAATATTTTCCAGTAATGGACAGCCTGTAAAATTAGCCGCAGACATATTGGTGTTGTTTTCAAAGCTTACCAGTCTGATTTTCAGCATGCCGCTAATGTCAACAGACAGAATGTTTGGGGAGTCTGATACATCCAGATATTCCAGATTGATAAATGATTTTACACCTTCTATGGAGGAAATCTGATAAGGGCTGGCATTTGAGCTGTAAATCTTAATGCTCCGGATATTGGCAGCTTCGGAAAGCTGTATTTCGCCATCATTATTGGTATCTATATTTACCCATTGTCCGGCAAGGTTCTGTGTAATTTCATTGCTCGCATTTCCAGAAAGCAGATTAGTCTTAAAAACCGGATCCGGAATGTTGACAATCTGTGCTATGACAGATAAGTGTGCCAGAAATAGCACAAAAAAGTAGAGTTTTTTCATAGTTACGTGATATTTGTTTTTATAAATATATAAAAAATTATATTACGAAAAATAATTACTTTTTAGTTTTTAATTAATTATATAATGTTGTTTTTGTTGGTTTTTATTTAATTATATTCTTTGAATTAATTATTTGTGTTAATTTTATTTTAAATATTTTTCTTTGATTATTGAGTAAATAAAGGATTTTGAGAGGGTGAATAGGAGCGGGCTTTAGCCCGCTTGATGATAAAGTCAATGTAATCGGCTTTAGCCAAAAACTACTCTTTCACGTGGAATGGTTTACAAACAGATTGATTTCCTACAAAAAAAGCTGTGAGAATCTCACAGCTTTTAAAGTATAATAAGGTCAATTATTTTTATGCTTTAATAAATTTAAGCGTCAGTGTTTTGTTTTTTGTAGAAACTTTGATGATGTAATTTCCTTTCGCCAAATCAGAAACATTCACAGCATTGTTTTTTACTCCGGTCGTATTCAAGAGTCTTCCGGCTGCATCGTAAATTTCAGCTTTAATGATTTCATCCTTTGATTGGATATAAAGAATATCTTTTACAGGATTAGGATAAATATTGAAATCATTTTTACTGGTATTCATTTCAGATGTTGCCAGTACGGTTTGTACTGAAGTGGTATACGTATTGGTGACGATCGGAGCATTATAGTCAAAATAAATTCTGGCTGTATTGCTGAAGCTGTTTCCAGCTGCTAAAGTAGATTTCGTCTTTATTTTGAATGAAATATAGCCATCGTTGTTGGCATCATCAAAAGGAAGCTGAATGTTTTCAAAAATAAATTCTGCCGTATTGGTTCCCGAAATTTTGGTAACAAAGCTATGACTTCCGCTTAATGGAATCAACGTAGATAAATCAAATTTGGATGTATCAATATCATCTTTTACAACAATATTTTTTGCATTGGCAGTACCGTTGTTTTCGAATCTGATCAGATAATGAACATAATCTCCAACCTGAGCCTGTGCAATGGATACGCCTTCCAGACAGGTTTTATCATTCGGATCAAAAGAATTTACAACCGTTTGATTCAAGGTAAACGTGTTATCTGCAGGAGTTTCATCCACAACCCCGTTGATCTGGGTTGTGTAGTGAAGCACATCACCCATATTTAATGAAGGGTTCTGCGTTGATGTATTCAAAGTAAACTTAGCTTTGATTTCTCTCGATTCAAAAGGAAGAAGATTCGTGAAATTCCAGTTTAAAACTCCCGTAGATTGAGAATTGGGAACTGTAGTTGCACTTACAAAATTCATCAGGTCATCATTGAAACTGAATACCACATTTCCTGACTGCGCTCCAGTTCCTTTATTTTTGAAAACAATTTTATAATCTGCATCAAACCCCGGAACAGCAATATCTGTCGGGATGATTACAATCTCAAGATCCGGATGATTGCCATTGGCTGTCATACAGAAATTCTGTGTTAGCGGACTTGTTTGCGCAGGAAAATTAGCAGTTAAACTTGTTGGCGAGATATTAAAATAAGTCGGATTTTCAAGAACCGGGCTGATGGTATGGGCTCCGGCTTGTACTGGAATTGAGTAATTTCCTGAACTGTTAGCCGTTATACTTCCTGAAATACTTCCGCTGGTAATATTGAATTTTTGGAATGCCTTGTTGAGATCATTCACATCACAACCATTACTGTTACTGTCAAATTTTGTGTTTCCTGAGATCGTATAAAAAGTTCCACCCGGAGTAAACGAACAGTATGAATTCACAACACATGAAGTGGTAGAAGTCAGTAAAGCATTGACGTTGGAAATTTCGGAATCATCTGCACAGATATATACAAGATTGGGTGTGCTTGAAAAAGTAGAATTATTATTTTGTGTAAAGTTATTGATGCCGTTTTTAATAAACAACGACTTAAGATTAGGATTCACGTCACAGCCAAAAGTTTTCAAATCTGTATTCTGGGATAAATCGATACTTATAAACTTGTTGTAAGTACAGTTCAGTGTTTCAAGTTTTGGAAAAGAACTGAAATTGAGTGTTATAAATTGATTACCTGCAATACTCAGAAATTTTAGATTAGGTGTCTGTCCTAAAGGCAGGGTTTGCAGCTTATTGGACGTTAAAGCCAGGTTGCTGAGATTCGTATTATTATTTAAAGATAAATTAGCAAGTTGACACTGCGTCATATCCACTTCATATAAATTGGTCAGCCCCGATAGATCAATGGACGGTATATTGCTGAAAAAGATATCCAGATCATATAACTGGCTGCAACCCTGAAGATTTACGGATGATAAAACATAGCATCTGCTGAGATCAAGTTTATACAAGGCTGTACTATTACTCAGGTCGATAGTCTGTAATAAAGGGAAACTATCAATATAAAGGTCCGTAAGATTGGTGAAACTTTTTATACCCGATATTGAAACTACATTATTAAAATTGGAGGAATAATTGGGCATATCATATAAATCAAAACGTAGTTTACTGATATTGGCAGCTTCAGATAATTGAATTTCGCCATCATGGTTGGTGTCAATAATCGTATTATTACCAATGAGGTCTTTGGCCAGATAAGGCATATTAGCGACCAGTAAGCTTTTAAAATTCGCATCAGGAATATTCACAATCTGTGCCTGAAATAAAGAAAGGATCATTATACAAATGATGAAGTAGATTTTTTTCATGGATTAATCTTATTAGTTTATTATTCTTTTCTTAGTGAAAAAGAACAAAAATAAACCATTGAAATCTAATCTCAATGGTTTAATTGTAATTTGTTAAAGATTTTACTGTTTCTCTATCAGATTCAAAAATTCCTGTTCATCCAGAATTGTAATTGTACCGATATCCTGAGCCTTTTTAAGCTTGCTTCCGGCCTTTTCACCGACTACAAGAAAGTTAAGGTTTTTAGATACAGCAGATATATTTTTTCCACCGTGCTTTTCTACCATTTCCTCAGCAGATTCTCTTGTAAACAAAGATAATTTTCCAGTGAAGAGGAATGTCTTTCCTTCCAGAACATTGGACAAAACTTCATTTGTACTTTCGCCCTTTTCAAGCTGTACACCGTAGGACTTTAATCTTTCAATCATCAGGATATTTTCTGGATTGTTGAAGAATTCCACGATGCTTACAGCGATCTTAGCTCCAATATCTTCCACCTGGCAAAGCTCTTCCACAGTAGCAGCCTTCAGTTCATCAATCGTAGCAAAGTTTTTTACCAGCTTTTTAGCAACTGTTTCCCCAACGTGTTTTATTCCGATTCCGTAAAGAACCTTTTCAAACGGAATTTCTTTTGATTTTTCAATCCCTGAGATAATATTCTGTGCAGATTTCTCTGCCATTCTTTCCAGGGGAAGGATCTGTTCCTTCGTTAATGCATAAAAATCTGCGGGATTTTCAATTAATTTTTCCCTGTAAAGCTGTTCGATCGTTTCACTTCCCAGATTATCTATATTCAACGCCTTTCTGGAAACATAGTGGATCATTCTACCCACCACCTGAGGCGGACAGTGAAGTTCATTCGGACAGAAGTGGATGGCCTGATCAATGATTTTCACCAATTCAGTCCCACATTCAGGACAGTTTTTTATATATTCAATTTCCTTGCTTTCTGAAGTTCTTTTTTCTGTGTTTACGCCAACGATTTTAGGAATAATTTCACCACCTTTTTCTACATATACAAAGTCATGCTCATGCAGATCAAGCTTCTTAATAATATCCTCATTATGAAGAGAAGCTCTTTTAACGATGGTTCCCGCCAGTAAAACAGGTTTTAAATTAGCTACCGGAGTGATTGCTCCTGTTCTTCCCACCTGGTAAGACACACTCTGAAGTTCCGTTTCTACTTTTTCAGCTTTAAATTTATAAGCCATTGCCCATCGCGGAGATTTTGCGGTGTAGCCAAGCTGTCTCTGCTGCTGTAAAGAATTCACTTTAAGAACAATTCCGTCTATTTCAAAAGGAAGATTGTGCCGTTCCGTATCCCAGAAACTGATAAATTCCTTCACCTCATCCAGCGTTTTGCAGAGTTTTGCCTGCTGAGACGTCTTAAAGCCCCAGCTTTGAGCTTTCTGAAGCAGTTCCCAGTGAGTTTCTGCAGGTGTTTCCTCAGAAATGTACTGGTATAATACAGAAGACAGGCTTCGTTTTCTCACCTCGCCGCTGTCCTGCATTTTTAAACTTCCGCTGGCTGTGTTTCTTGGATTCATAAAAGGATCCAGGCCTTCCTCTCCACGCAGTTTATTGATCTTGTCGAAGTTTTTTCTCGTCAGATAAATTTCACCTCTCATAAAAAAATGAGCAGGAAAATCACCTTTCAGCGTGAGCGGAATATCCGAAATTGTACGGACATTTGCCGTAATTTCGTCTCCCTGAAAACCATCGCCACGGGTGACAGCCTGAACCAGTTTTCCGTTTTCATACAGAATAGAGATAGAAGCACCGTCATACTTTAGCTCTGCCACAAATTCCACCGGATCATTGATGGTTTTAATGATTCTTTTTTCCCAATCTTCAAGATCAT
The Chryseobacterium sp. W4I1 DNA segment above includes these coding regions:
- a CDS encoding ATP-binding protein, whose product is MKLKTKLTLGVGLLFLLIVLLSVIGSVYINKLKSDTEKILTANYNSLEFSKNMLLALDKISIDSAVAVNDFQKNNKLQEKNLTEFGEKEATQSLNLHFNSYLKQPSPEKEKLIREDLAKIMSLNMKGIERKSDIAIITAENATFWIVSLGTVCFLIAFILLFNLPQTIAEPINQLTFSIRQIAAKNYNERVHFKGSEEFNSLADSFNTMAEKLQEYESSSLSKQLMDKKRIETLVNNMHDAVIGLDENHFIYMINDEALKITSLHKEEIIGKTAHEVAVNNDLMRELLKNIDHPVKEPIKIVCDHKENYFEQDIVPINIVKTGEKEMKYIGKVILLRNITPFKELDFAKTNFIATISHELKTPISAIKMGVQLLGNQKFGALNDQQKELLKSINDDGQRLLNITGELLNLSQVETGNISLTVEKCSPKEVVQTAVKNVEKLAEQKNILINTEYLIDDNDFITADFDKTVWVMNNFLTNAVKHSFQDENISIRIEKTDSMIQFSIADTGSGIDEKYHRQIFDRYFQVPGEQQNGTGLGLAISKNFIEKQNGEIGVKSAPNQGSTFYFRLPVV
- a CDS encoding T9SS type A sorting domain-containing protein, whose product is MKKLYFFVLFLAHLSVIAQIVNIPDPVFKTNLLSGNASNEITQNLAGQWVNIDTNNDGEIQLSEAANIRSIKIYSSNASPYQISSIEGVKSFINLEYLDVSDSPNILSVDISGMLKIRLVSFENNTNMSAANFTGCPLLENINVSNANIVNLDISNLPKMNILTCTGGKVQSINYSGSTTMKFLLCSFNEISNIDVSSLSELYRFNISGNSLTNLDVSNLTKLEDLVCSSNQLTSINLQNTPKLKSLETSYNNLSTINLSQSPILNYLRMFNNQLTTIDLSAVPLLQTLFLNNNQLTSLDISHNTILNSINVPNNNLQSLFIKNGRLTIGNYQNNPNLSYICCDDSEINSIISQNATYGYNNVTVNSYCSFTPGGTFYTIKGHTKFDINGNGCDPADLNKAFQKFNIAGGGTTGSIIGDHSGDYSIPVPAGLHTLTPVLENPAYFSISPTSSTANFPAQASPLIGNFCISSNGSHPDLEMVIIPLNSAVPGFNSDYKIVFKNKGTTMQSGTVVFNFNDSLMDFINASTSPSSQSTGVLSWNFTNLLPFETREIKAKFELNTPTDIPPVNDGDILHYTAQINGSPDDTPADNIFTLNQTVINSLDPNDKTCLEGTMIAQGQVGDYIHYLIRFENNGTANARNIVIKDEIDAEKFDISTLIPLSGSHSFITRMTGTNKVEFIFENIQLPFDDANNDGYISFKIKTKSTLTIGDVFSNTANIYFDYNAPIITNTYTTTVRGVLATAEIKTGKENVSIYPNPVQDVLYIKSNDEIVKAEVYDAAGRILITTSVKGNTINVSELAKGNYIIKLFTKDKTMVQKFIKI
- a CDS encoding T9SS type A sorting domain-containing protein; translation: MKKIYFIICIMILSLFQAQIVNIPDANFKSLLVANMPYLAKDLIGNNTIIDTNHDGEIQLSEAANISKLRFDLYDMPNYSSNFNNVVSISGIKSFTNLTDLYIDSFPLLQTIDLSNSTALYKLDLSRCYVLSSVNLQGCSQLYDLDIFFSNIPSIDLSGLTNLYEVDMTQCQLANLSLNNNTNLSNLALTSNKLQTLPLGQTPNLKFLSIAGNQFITLNFSSFPKLETLNCTYNKFISIDLSQNTDLKTFGCDVNPNLKSLFIKNGINNFTQNNNSTFSSTPNLVYICADDSEISNVNALLTSTTSCVVNSYCSFTPGGTFYTISGNTKFDSNSNGCDVNDLNKAFQKFNITSGSISGSITANSSGNYSIPVQAGAHTISPVLENPTYFNISPTSLTANFPAQTSPLTQNFCMTANGNHPDLEIVIIPTDIAVPGFDADYKIVFKNKGTGAQSGNVVFSFNDDLMNFVSATTVPNSQSTGVLNWNFTNLLPFESREIKAKFTLNTSTQNPSLNMGDVLHYTTQINGVVDETPADNTFTLNQTVVNSFDPNDKTCLEGVSIAQAQVGDYVHYLIRFENNGTANAKNIVVKDDIDTSKFDLSTLIPLSGSHSFVTKISGTNTAEFIFENIQLPFDDANNDGYISFKIKTKSTLAAGNSFSNTARIYFDYNAPIVTNTYTTSVQTVLATSEMNTSKNDFNIYPNPVKDILYIQSKDEIIKAEIYDAAGRLLNTTGVKNNAVNVSDLAKGNYIIKVSTKNKTLTLKFIKA
- the ligA gene encoding NAD-dependent DNA ligase LigA, which translates into the protein MSENIQQKIEQLRKELHQHNENYYLLDAATVSDYEFDMLLEELRDLEAKHPEFYDENSPTVRVGGGITKVFPTIQHKFRMYSLDNSYDSDDLEDWEKRIIKTINDPVEFVAELKYDGASISILYENGKLVQAVTRGDGFQGDEITANVRTISDIPLTLKGDFPAHFFMRGEIYLTRKNFDKINKLRGEEGLDPFMNPRNTASGSLKMQDSGEVRKRSLSSVLYQYISEETPAETHWELLQKAQSWGFKTSQQAKLCKTLDEVKEFISFWDTERHNLPFEIDGIVLKVNSLQQQRQLGYTAKSPRWAMAYKFKAEKVETELQSVSYQVGRTGAITPVANLKPVLLAGTIVKRASLHNEDIIKKLDLHEHDFVYVEKGGEIIPKIVGVNTEKRTSESKEIEYIKNCPECGTELVKIIDQAIHFCPNELHCPPQVVGRMIHYVSRKALNIDNLGSETIEQLYREKLIENPADFYALTKEQILPLERMAEKSAQNIISGIEKSKEIPFEKVLYGIGIKHVGETVAKKLVKNFATIDELKAATVEELCQVEDIGAKIAVSIVEFFNNPENILMIERLKSYGVQLEKGESTNEVLSNVLEGKTFLFTGKLSLFTRESAEEMVEKHGGKNISAVSKNLNFLVVGEKAGSKLKKAQDIGTITILDEQEFLNLIEKQ